In Flavobacterium sp. CBA20B-1, one DNA window encodes the following:
- a CDS encoding PspC domain-containing protein, with protein sequence MNKTVTINIAGLVFHIDEDAYNKLDTYINAVRNSIQQESEEEIISDIESRIAELFAERIDPKTGVIRMNNVDEIIDIMGKPEDYIIEDDEPIRSNHFKTTSKTYRKIYRDGEKRILGGVCSGLGHYFNIDPVWVRILFILLFFAYGLSCVIYLILWVIIPKAVTVADILEMKGEPVNISNIEKQFRDGVNNSYQKIRATGSSAASVLRRIVGIALIVISVMGLFGSFFVPIAFSSDKINLANEFVSYNEAEIGIPFWGIGLSLFIMSAVPFIVLLLLGIKLLNSKLKHIGWVSAILGFIWLVSIFIFSYVMINLDIQKDKIESLLEDHFEQKISKTDLLLSDNDTLNIIFQKDERIFTINDTITSAYKYSEVDDVRIEVLESSTGNSYLEIDEKIFNSKHLNLKKLGKFNIEIESSKFSNTLNYNYSIKSDTLVLSNAILTTLNDFTEDSKVRIKLYITPNHPLKINGNDDHYFWNLRVEKGRNYYKFNKEGELENTNNTIN encoded by the coding sequence ATGAATAAAACCGTAACAATCAACATAGCAGGACTTGTTTTTCATATCGACGAAGATGCATATAACAAGTTAGACACCTACATTAACGCCGTAAGAAATTCTATTCAACAAGAAAGTGAAGAAGAAATTATTTCGGATATAGAATCGAGAATTGCTGAGCTTTTTGCAGAGCGTATCGATCCAAAAACAGGCGTGATTCGTATGAACAACGTAGATGAAATTATAGATATTATGGGCAAACCCGAAGATTATATCATTGAAGACGACGAACCTATCCGAAGCAATCACTTCAAAACAACCTCTAAAACCTACAGAAAAATTTACCGCGATGGGGAAAAAAGAATTTTAGGTGGCGTGTGTTCTGGATTAGGACATTACTTTAATATTGATCCGGTTTGGGTGCGTATTCTTTTTATTTTGTTGTTTTTTGCTTATGGATTAAGCTGTGTAATTTACTTGATTCTATGGGTTATAATTCCAAAAGCAGTTACCGTTGCCGATATTTTAGAAATGAAAGGCGAACCTGTGAATATATCGAATATTGAAAAACAATTTCGAGATGGTGTGAACAATTCTTATCAAAAAATAAGAGCTACAGGAAGTTCGGCAGCATCGGTTTTAAGACGCATTGTGGGCATAGCTCTTATTGTGATTAGCGTAATGGGACTTTTTGGCAGTTTTTTTGTACCAATTGCTTTTAGCTCTGACAAAATCAACTTGGCCAACGAATTTGTAAGCTATAACGAAGCCGAAATTGGTATTCCTTTTTGGGGAATTGGCTTAAGCTTGTTTATAATGAGTGCCGTACCGTTTATCGTTTTGTTATTGTTAGGTATTAAATTATTAAACAGTAAGTTAAAACACATTGGTTGGGTTTCCGCTATTTTAGGATTTATTTGGTTGGTATCTATTTTTATTTTTTCATACGTGATGATAAATTTAGATATTCAGAAAGATAAAATTGAGTCGCTTTTGGAAGATCATTTTGAACAAAAAATTTCAAAAACCGATTTATTGTTGAGCGATAACGATACCTTAAATATAATTTTTCAGAAAGATGAACGCATTTTTACAATAAATGACACCATCACTAGTGCTTACAAATACAGCGAAGTTGATGATGTACGCATTGAAGTTTTAGAATCAAGTACAGGAAATTCGTATTTAGAAATCGATGAAAAGATTTTTAACAGTAAACATTTGAACCTTAAAAAACTAGGAAAATTCAACATTGAAATTGAATCTAGTAAATTTAGTAACACATTAAATTATAATTATTCAATAAAAAGTGATACCTTAGTGCTTTCAAATGCGATTTTGACCACATTGAACGATTTTACAGAAGATTCTAAAGTGCGTATCAAATTATATATTACACCGAATCACCCACTTAAAATCAACGGTAATGATGATCATTATTTTTGGAATTTGCGTGTTGAGAAAGGTAGAAATTACTACAAGTTTAACAAAGAAGGCGAATTAGAGAACACAAACAATACTATAAACTAA
- a CDS encoding SDR family oxidoreductase, protein MARNDLKGKVVLIAGGAKNLGGLLSRDFASKGAKVAIHYNSDSTKADAEKTLADITNAGGEAFLFQGDLTDVKNITNLFDATIEKFGGIDIAINTVGKVLKKPFTDTTEEEYDSMSDINSKVAYFFIQEAGKKLNDNGKINTIVTSLLAAFTGYYSTYAGAKAPVEHFTRAASKEFGSRGISVTAVAPGPMDTPFFYGQESDDAVAYHKQASDLGGLTDIKDIAPLVEFLVTDGWWITGQTIFANGGYTTR, encoded by the coding sequence ATGGCAAGAAACGATTTAAAAGGAAAAGTAGTTTTAATAGCAGGCGGTGCAAAAAATTTAGGCGGTTTATTGAGTCGTGATTTTGCAAGTAAAGGAGCAAAAGTAGCAATTCATTACAACAGCGACAGCACAAAAGCAGATGCCGAAAAAACTTTGGCAGACATTACGAATGCTGGTGGTGAAGCATTTTTGTTTCAGGGAGATTTAACGGATGTAAAAAATATCACTAACCTTTTTGATGCAACAATCGAAAAATTTGGAGGTATAGATATCGCAATTAATACCGTTGGAAAAGTGCTGAAAAAACCATTTACCGATACCACAGAAGAAGAATACGACAGTATGAGCGACATTAACTCGAAAGTAGCATACTTTTTTATACAGGAAGCAGGAAAAAAACTGAACGATAACGGTAAAATCAACACAATTGTTACTTCATTATTGGCAGCGTTTACAGGCTATTATTCCACTTATGCGGGTGCAAAAGCTCCTGTAGAACATTTTACAAGAGCGGCTTCTAAAGAATTTGGTTCTCGTGGAATTTCCGTAACAGCAGTTGCTCCGGGACCAATGGATACACCTTTCTTTTACGGACAAGAAAGCGACGACGCAGTAGCTTACCACAAACAAGCATCTGATTTAGGTGGATTGACCGACATCAAAGACATTGCTCCATTGGTAGAATTTTTGGTAACTGACGGTTGGTGGATTACAGGACAAACCATTTTTGCAAACGGTGGTTATACAACGAGATAA
- a CDS encoding nuclear transport factor 2 family protein translates to MKKIIIVLFSSLALTACGQTQKGDQIKTQNLEKMQNETILKPIKALIEAMQTENAELIRAQFSKTATQAYGAEGTMKTADETRRWIESDIISRQGKVANPQYTVINENQAVVKGQYSSEGYTNKADFLFTVEDGLITAWRMRY, encoded by the coding sequence ATGAAAAAAATAATCATTGTTTTATTTTCTTCACTTGCATTAACGGCTTGCGGACAGACACAAAAAGGCGATCAGATAAAAACTCAAAATTTAGAAAAAATGCAAAACGAAACCATATTAAAACCGATAAAAGCTTTGATTGAAGCAATGCAAACTGAAAATGCAGAACTTATCAGAGCACAATTTTCAAAAACCGCAACTCAAGCTTATGGCGCAGAAGGAACAATGAAAACAGCTGATGAAACTAGAAGGTGGATCGAAAGCGATATAATAAGCCGTCAAGGTAAAGTTGCAAATCCTCAATACACGGTAATTAATGAAAATCAAGCTGTGGTTAAAGGACAGTATTCTAGTGAAGGGTATACCAACAAAGCAGATTTTTTATTTACTGTTGAAGACGGATTGATAACTGCTTGGAGAATGAGGTATTAA
- a CDS encoding nucleotide exchange factor GrpE, with translation MENEELKENIQQNAAQEIANEPADTTEQLSETDQLQEQLAAEKDKFLRLFAEFENFRKRTARERIELFATASEDVMKGILPVLDDFDRAISQMEKLGESEHLTGFNLIATKLRDNLSAKGLSLVEINPGDAFDADSAEAVTQIPAGDDLKGKVVDVIEKGYKLGEKIIRFPKVVIGQ, from the coding sequence ATGGAAAACGAAGAATTGAAAGAAAACATACAGCAAAATGCTGCACAAGAAATAGCAAATGAACCAGCAGATACAACCGAGCAATTGTCTGAAACAGATCAGTTACAAGAGCAGTTGGCTGCCGAAAAAGACAAGTTTTTAAGACTTTTTGCAGAATTTGAAAATTTTAGAAAACGAACTGCACGCGAACGTATTGAATTGTTTGCAACAGCAAGCGAAGATGTTATGAAAGGAATTTTACCTGTTTTAGACGATTTCGACAGAGCCATTTCACAGATGGAAAAACTGGGCGAAAGCGAACATTTGACAGGTTTTAATTTAATAGCAACAAAATTGCGTGACAATTTGTCGGCAAAAGGATTAAGTTTGGTAGAAATAAATCCAGGCGATGCTTTTGATGCAGACAGCGCAGAAGCAGTAACGCAAATCCCAGCTGGCGACGATCTAAAAGGAAAAGTGGTCGATGTGATTGAAAAAGGATATAAATTAGGAGAGAAAATCATTCGCTTTCCAAAAGTTGTTATAGGTCAATAA
- a CDS encoding T9SS type A sorting domain-containing protein codes for MRKTITLLFLCVSLCGFSQETINAMFYNVFKFPNSLPQNRQLILRDILDEYQPDLFMICELANENAANLILNTSLKNQVDPFARAVFVPDLTDTADPLQTMVFYNTRKLTLVGQQTLLTVYRDINHYSFQVNVDPQNPIYLEVFVAHLKSSTGPANRQMRYDMVEKVTQELQNLTQPNTYVLFAGDFNFYNANEIGYQKILDPTNAIKLIDPINAPGSWQDNASFSYLHTQSTRLSSSGFGGGANAGASGGLDDRFDFIMMSENFNTSTRFSYVNGTYKAYGNNENCLNKSVNDPSCSGTYSLTLRNNLYNMSDHLPVVMQFQINEPLATTSFKKDKTLMWFESTNVTDADVLIGVDSSRFNNQNNKLYIYNTLGQLVKTVSVNNRSSISISTQNLSGGMYFVKANGSSTVLKFIKK; via the coding sequence ATGAGAAAAACAATTACACTTCTTTTTTTATGTGTTTCGTTGTGCGGTTTTTCGCAAGAAACAATCAACGCAATGTTTTATAACGTGTTTAAATTTCCAAATTCGCTGCCGCAAAACCGCCAACTTATTTTGCGCGATATTTTAGATGAATACCAACCCGATTTGTTTATGATTTGCGAATTGGCAAATGAAAATGCAGCCAATTTAATTCTAAATACTTCGTTGAAAAATCAAGTTGATCCGTTTGCGCGCGCTGTTTTTGTGCCTGATCTTACAGATACGGCAGATCCTTTGCAAACAATGGTTTTTTATAATACAAGAAAACTTACTTTGGTTGGTCAGCAAACTTTGCTAACGGTTTATCGCGACATTAACCATTATTCATTTCAGGTAAATGTGGATCCTCAAAATCCGATCTATTTAGAAGTTTTTGTGGCACATTTAAAATCGAGCACCGGACCTGCAAACCGACAAATGCGTTATGACATGGTAGAAAAAGTTACGCAAGAATTACAAAATTTAACGCAACCTAACACCTATGTGCTTTTTGCGGGTGATTTTAATTTTTACAATGCCAACGAAATTGGCTACCAGAAAATTCTAGATCCCACAAATGCGATTAAATTGATCGATCCTATAAATGCACCGGGAAGTTGGCAAGACAACGCATCGTTTAGTTATTTGCACACGCAAAGTACTCGTTTGTCAAGTTCTGGTTTTGGTGGCGGTGCAAACGCCGGAGCTTCAGGAGGTTTAGACGACCGATTTGATTTCATCATGATGAGTGAAAATTTTAATACAAGTACTCGTTTTTCGTATGTGAACGGAACATATAAAGCTTATGGTAACAATGAAAATTGTTTAAACAAAAGCGTGAACGATCCTTCATGTTCTGGAACGTATTCTTTAACGTTGCGCAACAATTTGTATAATATGAGCGATCATTTGCCAGTGGTAATGCAATTTCAAATAAACGAACCATTAGCAACAACATCATTCAAAAAAGATAAAACTTTAATGTGGTTTGAATCAACGAATGTAACCGACGCTGATGTTTTGATAGGTGTTGATTCATCGCGTTTTAATAATCAAAACAACAAACTTTACATTTACAATACGTTGGGGCAATTGGTAAAAACGGTTTCGGTAAATAATCGGTCAAGTATTAGTATTTCAACCCAAAATCTATCAGGAGGGATGTATTTTGTAAAAGCAAACGGAAGTTCTACGGTGCTGAAATTCATCAAAAAATAA
- a CDS encoding DoxX family protein, which yields MMILKIINSVLILFAVFMGTKHGWNMLTAKPEMLEMFGKWNLSKNAVIINGAVTLIASALILFPKTFVWGNFLMAAGILLIICLQLLNKDLKGVAIEIPFLLLNLFIIYLQHPLKTN from the coding sequence ATGATGATACTAAAAATAATCAACTCCGTTTTAATTCTTTTTGCCGTATTTATGGGTACAAAACACGGCTGGAATATGCTTACTGCAAAACCCGAAATGTTGGAAATGTTCGGAAAATGGAATCTCAGTAAAAATGCAGTAATAATTAACGGAGCAGTAACATTGATAGCATCGGCTTTAATCTTGTTTCCTAAAACTTTTGTGTGGGGAAACTTCTTAATGGCAGCAGGAATATTGTTGATTATATGTTTGCAATTGTTGAATAAAGACCTAAAAGGTGTTGCAATAGAAATTCCCTTTTTATTGCTAAATTTGTTTATTATATATTTACAGCATCCTTTAAAAACGAATTAA
- a CDS encoding YceI family protein, whose translation MKKNVFALVALAALSLTACKKENTTVETDAVETTTTAADAVAYNANVAESKIDWVGGKVSGDEHTGTIALKDGQVFVANNMVTGGKFTIDMNSITVTDLTDAEKKAGLEGHLKGATAENADHFFNVSKYPTAVFEITKVTEENGKQMVEGNLTMKEITHGIKFPATVTVTEGDVTIASDEFEIDRTKWAVNYSSGSVFKDLAGDKVINDNIKLKIAVKATK comes from the coding sequence ATGAAAAAAAATGTATTTGCATTAGTTGCTTTGGCAGCTTTATCATTAACGGCTTGTAAAAAAGAAAACACAACTGTTGAAACAGATGCAGTTGAAACTACTACAACAGCAGCAGATGCTGTAGCATATAACGCAAATGTTGCGGAATCTAAAATTGACTGGGTTGGCGGTAAAGTTTCTGGTGACGAACACACTGGAACTATTGCTTTAAAAGACGGTCAGGTTTTTGTTGCAAACAATATGGTAACAGGTGGTAAATTTACTATTGATATGAATTCTATCACAGTTACCGATTTAACTGATGCTGAAAAGAAAGCTGGTTTAGAAGGTCACTTAAAAGGTGCTACTGCTGAAAACGCTGACCACTTCTTTAATGTTTCTAAATACCCAACTGCAGTTTTTGAAATTACGAAAGTTACTGAGGAAAACGGTAAACAAATGGTTGAAGGTAATTTAACAATGAAAGAAATTACTCACGGAATTAAATTTCCAGCGACTGTTACGGTTACTGAAGGTGATGTTACAATTGCATCAGACGAGTTTGAAATTGACAGAACAAAATGGGCTGTTAATTACAGTTCTGGATCGGTTTTTAAAGATTTAGCTGGAGACAAAGTTATTAACGATAACATTAAATTGAAAATTGCTGTTAAAGCAACAAAATAA
- a CDS encoding helix-turn-helix domain-containing protein, with protein MEQTEQTEQDILKRSKEITENYYQFLDNHIADVVSGNVDEFMEINKIARELFLSHKHLTDTVQKETGNHPCYFYDLKIIEEAKKMLSETDKSVAEIAKILTYDPSNFSKFFKKFVGQTPGQFRKENKR; from the coding sequence ATGGAACAAACAGAACAAACAGAACAAGACATATTAAAACGAAGCAAAGAAATTACTGAAAACTACTATCAGTTTTTGGACAATCATATTGCAGATGTGGTTTCGGGAAATGTTGATGAATTTATGGAAATCAACAAAATTGCAAGAGAGTTATTTCTGTCGCACAAACATTTGACAGACACTGTTCAAAAAGAAACAGGAAATCACCCTTGTTATTTTTACGACCTGAAAATTATTGAAGAAGCAAAAAAAATGCTTTCCGAAACCGATAAATCCGTTGCGGAAATCGCAAAAATATTGACTTACGACCCTTCCAACTTTTCAAAGTTCTTTAAAAAATTTGTGGGACAAACTCCTGGTCAATTTAGAAAAGAGAACAAAAGATAA
- a CDS encoding DUF4442 domain-containing protein yields the protein MDFNTRNLNLYLLKNLPSAYICGVRVYALTDAYCTVRVKHKWFNQNPFRSMYFAVQNMGAELTTGVLVMKAIKESNKKVSMLVLNQKSQFTKKATGVITFKCEEGLQIAEKVNEALQSKEGISFWVRSEGFDEKGDKVGIYDFEWTLKAK from the coding sequence ATGGATTTCAACACCAGGAACTTAAATCTTTATTTATTAAAAAATCTACCCTCGGCATATATATGTGGGGTGCGGGTTTATGCACTTACCGATGCATATTGCACCGTGCGGGTAAAACACAAATGGTTCAATCAAAACCCTTTTCGATCCATGTATTTTGCTGTTCAAAACATGGGAGCTGAACTCACAACGGGCGTTTTAGTAATGAAAGCCATTAAAGAAAGCAACAAAAAAGTATCGATGTTGGTGCTCAATCAAAAATCGCAATTCACTAAAAAAGCCACAGGTGTGATAACCTTTAAATGCGAAGAAGGGCTGCAAATTGCCGAAAAAGTGAATGAAGCACTGCAAAGCAAAGAAGGCATCTCGTTTTGGGTACGTTCGGAAGGATTTGACGAAAAAGGAGATAAAGTAGGAATTTATGATTTTGAATGGACATTAAAAGCAAAATAG
- the rsmG gene encoding 16S rRNA (guanine(527)-N(7))-methyltransferase RsmG, with amino-acid sequence MEEILAQFPHLSEVQINQLEKLNDLYQDWNAKINVISRKDIDELYTKHVLHSLGIAKIMEFKPNADVMDVGTGGGFPAIPLAILFPETNFYAIDVIAKKIRVVNEVATALKLQNLKAEQKRAELVTDKFDFIVSRAVTNMPDFVTWVKGKTKKQSVHDLENGILYLKGGDLSEELKDFPKATLYNLSDFFTNEFFETKKVVHLPLKFKA; translated from the coding sequence ATGGAAGAAATTTTAGCACAATTTCCTCATTTAAGCGAGGTACAAATCAATCAATTAGAAAAGTTAAATGATTTATACCAAGATTGGAATGCAAAAATCAACGTAATTTCTAGAAAGGATATTGATGAATTGTACACCAAACATGTTTTACATTCATTGGGAATTGCAAAAATCATGGAATTTAAACCAAATGCCGATGTGATGGATGTGGGTACAGGTGGTGGTTTTCCAGCGATTCCTTTGGCTATTTTATTTCCGGAAACCAACTTTTATGCTATTGACGTGATTGCAAAGAAAATAAGAGTGGTTAACGAAGTGGCAACTGCTTTAAAATTGCAAAATTTAAAAGCCGAACAAAAAAGAGCCGAATTGGTTACCGATAAATTCGATTTTATTGTGAGCCGTGCCGTTACCAATATGCCCGATTTTGTTACGTGGGTTAAAGGGAAAACCAAAAAACAATCGGTTCACGATTTAGAAAACGGAATTTTATATTTAAAAGGCGGCGATTTATCGGAAGAATTAAAAGATTTCCCAAAAGCAACCTTATATAATTTAAGCGATTTTTTTACCAATGAATTTTTCGAAACTAAAAAGGTGGTGCATTTACCGTTGAAGTTTAAGGCATAA
- a CDS encoding TIGR01777 family oxidoreductase: MKILVTGATGFIGSALCQFLLENKHSVHYLTTSEDKINNTTPNYTGFVWNPSNNEIDLDCLKEVDAIVNLAGHTINCAWTEENKKKILDSRINCSNTLFNALKDNQHQVKSIVNASAIGIYQSSETMVYDESSTDFGTDFLADVCKQWEAANARFETLGIQSAITRFGLILSKDNGVLRELARVVSLGMGANLGNGKQWISWVHYQEVVQIIYKLLMQQQAGLFNVVAPNAVRQEQFLTLLAAELDKPLWLPNIPEFVIKFGLGKRSALVLSSQHVQPKNLQEKNYIFSYPHLSGALKDLYK; encoded by the coding sequence ATGAAGATTTTAGTTACGGGTGCCACCGGATTTATTGGAAGTGCATTGTGCCAATTCCTTTTAGAAAATAAGCATTCAGTGCATTATTTAACCACTTCTGAAGATAAAATAAACAACACTACTCCTAATTACACTGGTTTTGTTTGGAATCCTTCTAATAACGAAATCGATTTGGATTGTTTAAAAGAAGTAGATGCCATTGTAAACTTGGCAGGACATACGATAAATTGTGCATGGACAGAAGAAAACAAAAAAAAGATTCTCGACAGTAGAATCAATTGTTCCAATACACTTTTTAACGCATTGAAAGATAATCAACATCAAGTAAAATCTATTGTAAACGCATCGGCAATTGGTATTTATCAATCCAGTGAAACAATGGTTTATGATGAAAGTTCCACTGATTTTGGTACCGATTTTTTGGCTGATGTATGCAAGCAATGGGAAGCTGCAAATGCACGATTTGAAACCTTAGGAATACAATCAGCCATTACGCGTTTTGGTTTAATTCTATCAAAAGACAATGGGGTGTTGCGCGAATTGGCACGAGTGGTGTCATTGGGAATGGGCGCCAATTTAGGCAACGGCAAACAATGGATTAGCTGGGTACATTATCAAGAAGTAGTGCAAATTATTTACAAGTTATTAATGCAACAACAAGCTGGACTTTTCAATGTTGTAGCACCAAATGCGGTTCGCCAAGAACAATTTTTAACGCTTTTAGCAGCCGAACTAGATAAACCCTTGTGGTTGCCAAACATTCCAGAATTTGTCATTAAATTTGGTTTAGGCAAACGTTCTGCTTTGGTATTATCAAGCCAGCATGTACAGCCCAAAAACCTGCAAGAAAAAAACTATATATTTTCGTACCCTCATCTATCAGGTGCTCTGAAAGATTTGTATAAGTAA
- a CDS encoding PadR family transcriptional regulator, whose amino-acid sequence MNIENTKAQMRKGILEFCILSVLKDKDCYTSEILEILKDAKLLVVEGTVYPLLTRLKNDQLLSYRWEESTSGPPRKYYRLTEQGNDFLKELSITWKELSDAVHIITNSNSHE is encoded by the coding sequence ATGAATATTGAAAACACAAAAGCGCAAATGCGTAAAGGAATTCTAGAGTTTTGTATTCTATCGGTATTGAAAGACAAAGACTGCTACACGTCTGAGATTTTAGAGATACTGAAAGATGCCAAATTGCTAGTAGTAGAGGGAACCGTTTACCCTTTGCTTACTCGTTTAAAAAACGATCAATTATTAAGTTATCGGTGGGAAGAATCCACATCGGGTCCGCCTAGAAAATACTACCGATTAACCGAGCAGGGCAACGACTTTTTAAAAGAATTGTCTATAACCTGGAAAGAATTAAGCGATGCCGTTCACATTATAACAAACTCAAACAGCCATGAATAA
- a CDS encoding pyridoxal phosphate-dependent aminotransferase, producing MSVNALSDRINNLSVSQTLAMAAKARELTALGKDIISLSLGEPDFNTPDFIKEAAKTAIDENWSTYPPVDGYLELKQAIIKKFQRDNGLTYQPANIVVSTGAKQSLYNIAQAMINEGDEVILPAPYWVSYYEIIKMAGGIPVVVPTSVASDFKITPEQLQQAITPKTKMMWFSSPCNPSGSVYNKEELTALADVLKNRKDIYVVSDEIYEHINFSGSFCSIGSIPGMFERTITVNGVAKAFAMTGWRIGYIGAPEFIAKACTKLQGQVTSGANSIAQRATIAALEANPSEIGYMVEAFHKRRDLVLNLVNDIKGLEVNVPEGAFYVFPDVSYYFGKTLNGVLINNADDLALYLLEYANVATVTGDAFGNPNCIRLSYATSEEILIEAFKRIKEVLKEQ from the coding sequence ATGAGTGTAAACGCGTTATCAGATCGAATAAACAATTTATCGGTTTCACAAACCTTGGCAATGGCTGCAAAAGCTCGTGAATTAACTGCTTTGGGCAAAGACATTATCAGTTTAAGTTTAGGTGAACCCGATTTTAATACTCCAGATTTTATTAAAGAAGCAGCTAAAACGGCTATCGATGAAAATTGGAGCACTTATCCACCAGTTGATGGATATTTGGAATTAAAACAAGCCATTATAAAAAAGTTTCAACGCGATAACGGATTAACCTATCAACCTGCAAATATTGTGGTTTCAACAGGTGCCAAACAATCGTTGTATAATATTGCTCAAGCAATGATTAACGAGGGCGACGAGGTGATTTTACCAGCGCCTTATTGGGTGAGTTATTACGAAATTATTAAAATGGCAGGCGGAATCCCGGTTGTTGTGCCAACATCAGTTGCGTCTGATTTTAAAATTACGCCAGAACAACTTCAACAGGCTATCACACCAAAAACCAAAATGATGTGGTTTAGTTCGCCTTGTAACCCTTCGGGTTCGGTTTATAACAAGGAAGAATTAACCGCTTTGGCTGATGTTTTAAAGAATCGTAAAGATATTTATGTGGTTTCCGATGAAATTTACGAACATATTAATTTTTCGGGAAGTTTTTGCAGTATCGGATCCATTCCAGGAATGTTTGAAAGAACCATTACTGTAAACGGTGTTGCAAAAGCCTTTGCAATGACGGGTTGGAGAATTGGATACATTGGTGCACCCGAATTTATTGCAAAAGCCTGTACCAAATTACAAGGGCAGGTTACAAGTGGTGCAAACTCCATTGCGCAACGTGCAACAATTGCAGCCTTAGAAGCAAATCCATCGGAAATTGGTTATATGGTTGAAGCTTTTCACAAACGCAGAGATTTAGTTTTAAATTTAGTAAACGATATTAAAGGCTTGGAAGTAAATGTACCAGAAGGTGCTTTTTATGTTTTCCCAGATGTTTCATATTATTTTGGTAAAACTTTAAACGGAGTTTTAATCAACAATGCCGATGATTTAGCCTTGTATTTATTAGAATATGCCAACGTTGCAACAGTAACGGGCGATGCTTTTGGTAACCCAAACTGTATCCGTTTATCTTATGCAACCAGCGAAGAAATTTTAATTGAAGCTTTTAAACGTATAAAAGAGGTTTTAAAAGAGCAATAA